A stretch of Geomonas oryzisoli DNA encodes these proteins:
- a CDS encoding MoaD/ThiS family protein, translating to MVRLQFYGTLRLALSGREYAELPWREGDTVGALLERFQAGEPVPVTGKLVSGENLLRAGTIILLNRRNILHLEKLETTVKDGDVLALFPPGAGG from the coding sequence ATGGTACGGCTCCAGTTTTACGGCACGCTGCGGCTCGCCTTGTCCGGCAGGGAATACGCCGAGCTCCCCTGGCGCGAAGGGGACACCGTGGGGGCGCTCCTGGAGCGCTTCCAGGCGGGCGAGCCTGTCCCGGTGACCGGGAAGCTCGTCAGCGGGGAAAACCTGCTGCGCGCCGGGACCATCATCCTTTTGAACCGGAGGAACATCCTGCACCTGGAAAAGCTGGAGACGACGGTGAAGGACGGGGATGTGCTGGCGCTCTTTCCTCCGGGAGCGGGAGGATAG
- a CDS encoding NAD(P)/FAD-dependent oxidoreductase → MQQFDIVIVGNSAAGLQAVRTIRRHSSRVSVALVDREACPAYSRVLTPYFIGGKTARQNLFIADDAFYRDMGVTTLFGQAALSVDPDRRELRLADGSSLGFNALLLALGSEARPFKPGSERVSTLRHLADADRLAALLQPARCVTALGAGLVSVPVLSHLSPEVERHLVVGSDRIFSRLLDAESAAVLEEHFQASGVTLHKREEISEVLEGERLRLSLASGKNLDTDALLVGKGVLPNTLLAREAGLAVSDGILVDDCCRTSCPAIFAAGDAAQGRDYVTGETTVQGNWITAVEQGEVAARNMLGLNQLYEGSMKNNITEVFGLDVAAIGCCSDAVGRTVVHGSLASRRYRKIFLDEKERVVGAVLIGETNDSGVYYQMVRARLPFPGRRLMQGDAGYAAFTRRIA, encoded by the coding sequence ATGCAGCAGTTCGATATCGTTATCGTCGGCAACTCGGCGGCCGGGCTGCAGGCGGTGCGCACCATCCGCCGCCACTCGAGCCGGGTCAGCGTCGCGCTGGTGGACCGGGAGGCGTGCCCGGCCTATTCCCGGGTGCTGACGCCATACTTCATCGGCGGCAAGACCGCCAGGCAAAACCTCTTCATCGCGGACGACGCTTTCTACCGTGACATGGGCGTGACCACGTTGTTCGGGCAGGCGGCACTCTCGGTCGATCCGGACCGGCGCGAGCTCCGGCTGGCCGACGGCAGCTCGCTCGGCTTCAATGCACTCCTCCTCGCCCTGGGCAGCGAGGCGCGCCCCTTCAAGCCGGGGAGTGAGCGGGTCAGCACCCTGCGCCACCTGGCTGACGCGGACCGGCTCGCTGCGCTTTTGCAACCGGCGCGATGCGTCACCGCGCTGGGAGCCGGGCTGGTCAGCGTCCCGGTGCTCTCCCACCTCTCGCCGGAGGTCGAGCGTCACCTGGTGGTCGGATCGGACCGGATCTTCAGCCGGCTACTCGATGCCGAGTCGGCGGCCGTTCTGGAGGAGCATTTCCAGGCATCAGGGGTGACGCTGCACAAGCGCGAGGAGATCAGCGAGGTGCTGGAGGGGGAGCGGCTGCGGCTGTCGCTGGCATCGGGCAAAAACCTCGATACCGACGCGCTGCTGGTCGGCAAGGGGGTGCTGCCCAACACCCTCCTCGCCCGTGAGGCGGGCCTTGCCGTCTCCGACGGCATCCTCGTCGACGACTGCTGCCGGACCAGCTGTCCCGCCATCTTCGCCGCCGGGGACGCGGCGCAGGGGAGGGACTACGTGACCGGGGAGACCACGGTCCAGGGGAACTGGATCACGGCGGTCGAGCAGGGGGAGGTTGCCGCGCGCAACATGCTCGGCTTGAACCAGCTCTACGAAGGGAGCATGAAAAACAACATCACGGAGGTCTTCGGGCTGGACGTGGCCGCCATCGGCTGCTGCTCCGACGCGGTCGGGCGGACCGTGGTGCACGGCTCGCTCGCCTCCCGCCGCTACCGGAAGATCTTTCTGGACGAAAAGGAGCGGGTCGTCGGTGCCGTCCTGATCGGCGAGACCAACGATTCGGGCGTCTACTACCAGATGGTGCGGGCACGGCTCCCCTTCCCGGGGCGGCGGCTCATGCAGGGGGACGCCGGTTACGCCGCCTTCACCCGCCGGATCGCCTGA
- a CDS encoding HesA/MoeB/ThiF family protein, translated as MDDRYARQRLFWGDEKQCLIASSTLLVAGVGGLGATVSQIMARAGVARMHVVDDGTVELSDLHRQSLYGECDLGRKKVLVACERLQAINSAVEVVGHDTRIEGGFRLPGDCTVVADCLDNFTGRFALYGALPAGCRFIHGGVQGDRGQVLTLVKGESQPLEEIYAGSRQPAGPIEVTPYGVFVVAGLMCNELCDVMAGTPRLLNRLLVADLTDLSLSFVEV; from the coding sequence ATGGACGACCGCTACGCCAGGCAGCGACTCTTCTGGGGGGATGAAAAACAGTGTCTGATCGCCTCGAGCACCCTGCTCGTGGCCGGCGTCGGCGGCCTGGGTGCCACCGTGAGCCAGATCATGGCGCGCGCCGGGGTGGCCCGCATGCACGTAGTCGACGACGGCACGGTGGAGCTGTCCGACCTGCACCGGCAGAGCCTGTACGGGGAGTGTGACCTGGGGAGAAAAAAGGTGCTGGTGGCGTGCGAGCGGCTGCAGGCGATCAACTCGGCCGTGGAGGTAGTGGGGCACGACACGAGGATAGAGGGCGGCTTCCGCCTGCCCGGGGATTGCACGGTGGTCGCCGACTGCTTGGACAACTTCACCGGCCGCTTCGCCCTCTACGGCGCGCTTCCGGCCGGGTGCCGCTTCATCCACGGCGGCGTGCAGGGAGATCGCGGGCAGGTGCTGACTCTGGTGAAGGGGGAATCCCAACCGCTCGAGGAGATCTATGCCGGCAGTCGTCAGCCCGCGGGGCCTATCGAGGTGACCCCCTACGGCGTATTCGTGGTGGCGGGGCTTATGTGCAACGAACTGTGCGACGTCATGGCGGGAACGCCGAGGCTTTTGAACCGCCTGCTGGTCGCCGACCTCACCGATCTTTCCCTTTCTTTTGTCGAGGTGTGA